A window from Populus trichocarpa isolate Nisqually-1 chromosome 3, P.trichocarpa_v4.1, whole genome shotgun sequence encodes these proteins:
- the LOC7461550 gene encoding protein SUPPRESSOR OF GENE SILENCING 3-like isoform X1, with protein MQGGFLEKLDPVMDDEGDPFPQLGSVYKKGSGFYVNQLSKNVASMNPNSAQDGKVAAKAWPAQNSASSAWGCSKLVQKLGVQSNALTTQNTTFKKSLGSANELPLQQNNYPKHRQNLSQVGSACSSGREESRAKDESVSNHQVSGTDNDDVDGYTVFSGDDDDDDDEDFLFDSDFDLDASENSYDVLKKSKSFNAFFDDFDKLTVEEINSRARKWHCPACKGGPGAIDWYRGIDPLAYHAKTKKTRRVKLHRMFSEILDEEMHKKGGSVTPVGEAFGRWQGLDARVKDYEITWPPMVLIMNTRYEQEENGKQWIGMGNQELLDHFNSYAALKARHSYGPQGHRGMSVLIFESSAAGYLEASRLHKHFIDQGRGRDAWDGNRVSFCTGGKRQLYGYMALKEDLDIFNQHCQGKNKLKFETVSYQEMVGSRIKQINEDSQMLVTYKNRFAAEHMQSQALAESLCRLSEKLKKTVQENRIVRERTKLLHEQTKEEMDSQEKFFKDQIKVIHQAIDAKEDNFEKLQQAKLEKVKELNAYPSTEENVDRVKDINRFIKIQDKEMEEFEAERKKLIRRHGDEKAAFMKIYWEELLVLEKKFEDELTLLIDKYTPNQTVKF; from the exons ATGCAAGGAGGATTTCTTGAAAAGCTAGATCCAGTCATGGATGATGAAGGTGACCCATTTCCTCAGTTAGGGAGTGTGTACAAGAAAGGTTCTGGTTTCTATGTTAATCAGTTGAGTAAAAATGTGGCAAGCATGAATCCAAATTCTGCCCAAGATGGGAAGGTTGCTGCAAAGGCTTGGCCTGCTCAGAACTCTGCATCTAGTGCATGGGGATGTTCGAAATTGGTACAGAAACTGGGGGTGCAAAGCAATGCTTTGACAACCCAAAATACTACTTTTAAGAAGTCTCTTGGCAGTGCAAATGAATTGCCTTTGCAACAGAACAATTATCCGAAACACAGACAGAATTTGTCTCAAGTTGGTTCTGCTTGTTCCAGTGGCCGGGAAGAAAGTCGGGCCAAGGATGAATCTGTCTCGAACCATCAAGTTTCTGGCACTGACAATGATGATGTTGATGGTTATACGGTGTTTAgcggtgatgatgatgatgacgacgacgagGATTTTCTCTTTGATTCTGATTTTGATTTAGATGCAAGTGAAAATAGCTATGATGTGTTGAAGAAGAGCAAGTCGTTCAACGCATTCTTTGATGATTTCGATAAACTCACTGTTGAGGAGATAAATTCACGAGCGAGGAAGTGGCACTGCCCTGCTTGCAAAGGGGGCCCTGGTGCTATTGATTGGTATCGAGGCATCGATCCCCTAGCATATCAcgcaaagacaaaaaagacaAGAAGGGTTAAGCTTCATCGCATGTTTTCTGAAATTTTGGATGAGGAAATGCATAAGAAGGGAGGTTCAGTAACTCCAGTTGGTGAAGCCTTCGGCAGATGGCAAGGACTTGATGCGAGAGTTAAAGACTATGAAATAACCTGGCCTCCAATGGTTTTGATAATGAACACGAGATACGAGCAGGAGGAAAATGGCAAG CAGTGGATTGGCATGGGAAATCAAGAACTTCTGGACCATTTCAACTCATATGCTGCATTGAAGGCTCGCCACTCATATGGTCCACAAGGGCATCGAGGAATGAGTGTACTGATTTTCGAGAGCTCTGCAGCGGGTTATTTAGAAGCGTCTCGCCTTCATAAGCATTTTATAGATCAAGGAAGAGGCAGAGATGCTTGGGATGGTAACCGGGTTTCATTCTGTACAGGTGGTAAGCGCCAGCTCTATGGTTATATGGCTTTGAAGGAAGATTTGGATATCTTCAACCAGCATTGCCAAg gTAAGAATAAGCTCAAGTTTGAGACGGTGTCATATCAAGAGATGGTTGGAAGCCGCATAAAGCAGATAAATGAGGATAGCCAGATGCTTGTCACTTACAAGAACAGGTTTGCTGCAGAACATATGCAGTCACAAGCTCTCGCAGAGTCCCTGTGCAGATTGAGTGAGAAACTGAAGAAGACTGTGCAAGAAAATCGCATTGTGAGAGAGAGAACTAAATTGCTGCATGAACAGACCAAGGAAGAG ATGGATTCCCAAGAGAAAtttttcaaggatcaaatcaaaGTTATCCATCAGGCTATAGATGCAAAAGAAGATAACTTCGAGAAGTTACAGCAGGCAAAGCTAGAGAAAGTTAAAGAGTTAAATGCATATCCATCTACTGAAGAGAATGTGGACAG GGTGAAGGACATCAACAGGTTCATAAAAATACAGGATAAAGAGATGGAAGAATTCGAAGCAGAGAGAAAGAAGCTGATAAGAAGGCATGGAGACGAGAAGGCTGCATTTATGAAGATATACTGGGAGGAACTCCTTGTGCTGGAAAAGAAGTTTGAGGATGAACTAACCCTGCTTATTGACAAGTATACCCCAAATCAGACGGTCAAATTTTGA
- the LOC7461550 gene encoding protein SUPPRESSOR OF GENE SILENCING 3-like isoform X2, with product MQGGFLEKLDPVMDDEGDPFPQLGSVYKKGSGFYVNQLSKNVASMNPNSAQDGKVAAKAWPAQNSASSAWGCSKLVQKLGVQSNALTTQNTTFKKSLGSANELPLQQNNYPKHRQNLSQVGSACSSGREESRAKDESVSNHQVSGTDNDDVDGYTVFSGDDDDDDDEDFLFDSDFDLDASENSYDVLKKSKSFNAFFDDFDKLTVEEINSRARKWHCPACKGGPGAIDWYRGIDPLAYHAKTKKTRRVKLHRMFSEILDEEMHKKGGSVTPVGEAFGRWQGLDARVKDYEITWPPMVLIMNTRYEQEENGKWIGMGNQELLDHFNSYAALKARHSYGPQGHRGMSVLIFESSAAGYLEASRLHKHFIDQGRGRDAWDGNRVSFCTGGKRQLYGYMALKEDLDIFNQHCQGKNKLKFETVSYQEMVGSRIKQINEDSQMLVTYKNRFAAEHMQSQALAESLCRLSEKLKKTVQENRIVRERTKLLHEQTKEEMDSQEKFFKDQIKVIHQAIDAKEDNFEKLQQAKLEKVKELNAYPSTEENVDRVKDINRFIKIQDKEMEEFEAERKKLIRRHGDEKAAFMKIYWEELLVLEKKFEDELTLLIDKYTPNQTVKF from the exons ATGCAAGGAGGATTTCTTGAAAAGCTAGATCCAGTCATGGATGATGAAGGTGACCCATTTCCTCAGTTAGGGAGTGTGTACAAGAAAGGTTCTGGTTTCTATGTTAATCAGTTGAGTAAAAATGTGGCAAGCATGAATCCAAATTCTGCCCAAGATGGGAAGGTTGCTGCAAAGGCTTGGCCTGCTCAGAACTCTGCATCTAGTGCATGGGGATGTTCGAAATTGGTACAGAAACTGGGGGTGCAAAGCAATGCTTTGACAACCCAAAATACTACTTTTAAGAAGTCTCTTGGCAGTGCAAATGAATTGCCTTTGCAACAGAACAATTATCCGAAACACAGACAGAATTTGTCTCAAGTTGGTTCTGCTTGTTCCAGTGGCCGGGAAGAAAGTCGGGCCAAGGATGAATCTGTCTCGAACCATCAAGTTTCTGGCACTGACAATGATGATGTTGATGGTTATACGGTGTTTAgcggtgatgatgatgatgacgacgacgagGATTTTCTCTTTGATTCTGATTTTGATTTAGATGCAAGTGAAAATAGCTATGATGTGTTGAAGAAGAGCAAGTCGTTCAACGCATTCTTTGATGATTTCGATAAACTCACTGTTGAGGAGATAAATTCACGAGCGAGGAAGTGGCACTGCCCTGCTTGCAAAGGGGGCCCTGGTGCTATTGATTGGTATCGAGGCATCGATCCCCTAGCATATCAcgcaaagacaaaaaagacaAGAAGGGTTAAGCTTCATCGCATGTTTTCTGAAATTTTGGATGAGGAAATGCATAAGAAGGGAGGTTCAGTAACTCCAGTTGGTGAAGCCTTCGGCAGATGGCAAGGACTTGATGCGAGAGTTAAAGACTATGAAATAACCTGGCCTCCAATGGTTTTGATAATGAACACGAGATACGAGCAGGAGGAAAATGGCAAG TGGATTGGCATGGGAAATCAAGAACTTCTGGACCATTTCAACTCATATGCTGCATTGAAGGCTCGCCACTCATATGGTCCACAAGGGCATCGAGGAATGAGTGTACTGATTTTCGAGAGCTCTGCAGCGGGTTATTTAGAAGCGTCTCGCCTTCATAAGCATTTTATAGATCAAGGAAGAGGCAGAGATGCTTGGGATGGTAACCGGGTTTCATTCTGTACAGGTGGTAAGCGCCAGCTCTATGGTTATATGGCTTTGAAGGAAGATTTGGATATCTTCAACCAGCATTGCCAAg gTAAGAATAAGCTCAAGTTTGAGACGGTGTCATATCAAGAGATGGTTGGAAGCCGCATAAAGCAGATAAATGAGGATAGCCAGATGCTTGTCACTTACAAGAACAGGTTTGCTGCAGAACATATGCAGTCACAAGCTCTCGCAGAGTCCCTGTGCAGATTGAGTGAGAAACTGAAGAAGACTGTGCAAGAAAATCGCATTGTGAGAGAGAGAACTAAATTGCTGCATGAACAGACCAAGGAAGAG ATGGATTCCCAAGAGAAAtttttcaaggatcaaatcaaaGTTATCCATCAGGCTATAGATGCAAAAGAAGATAACTTCGAGAAGTTACAGCAGGCAAAGCTAGAGAAAGTTAAAGAGTTAAATGCATATCCATCTACTGAAGAGAATGTGGACAG GGTGAAGGACATCAACAGGTTCATAAAAATACAGGATAAAGAGATGGAAGAATTCGAAGCAGAGAGAAAGAAGCTGATAAGAAGGCATGGAGACGAGAAGGCTGCATTTATGAAGATATACTGGGAGGAACTCCTTGTGCTGGAAAAGAAGTTTGAGGATGAACTAACCCTGCTTATTGACAAGTATACCCCAAATCAGACGGTCAAATTTTGA